One region of Mobula birostris isolate sMobBir1 chromosome 24, sMobBir1.hap1, whole genome shotgun sequence genomic DNA includes:
- the mafga gene encoding v-maf avian musculoaponeurotic fibrosarcoma oncogene homolog Ga isoform X2: MAFTGKYELESQENFEQLMKALGFSDDIIKKYKDKSSAVEFSQDGDSFQCTYHFGNRVITNNFTIGQETEFVSFTGHKVKALAKLEGENKLVVTMDGLTVVMEMSGDRIIETFTNGEVTFKKISKRI; the protein is encoded by the exons ATGGCCTTCACTGGAAAGTATGAATTGGAGAGTCAGGAAAACTTTGAACAACTCATGAAAGCTCTGG GATTCTCAGATGATATCATAAAGAAATATAAAGACAAAAGCAGCGCTGTTGAGTTTTCTCAAGATGGCGATTCCTTTCAGTGTACTTACCACTTTGGTAACAGAGTCATTACAAACAATTTCACCATTGGACAAGAGACTGAATTTGTATCTTTCACAGGGCATAAAGTTAAG GCTTTGGCCAAACTGGAAGGTGAGAATAAGCTCGTTGTCACAATGGATGGGTTGACTGTAGTCATGGAGATGAGTGGAGACCGAATAATTGAA ACTTTTACCAATGGAGAAGTTACCTTCAAGAAAATTAGCAAAAGAATATAA